A genomic window from Gammaproteobacteria bacterium includes:
- a CDS encoding outer membrane beta-barrel protein, protein MTHPQHHVRTLSLSIFTLLALSPLTSANTEKDQGSNWSISALGGISLLSPYKNSTQLNVDNNQNVGFSLSLDYLWNKHLLLSGFYLDAGGVDVSDNSGLLGQLNYKYYGGSLSWMPFSARNTVSPYLKGGLHSVKNSASDTRILFSQSSSVGTHLGAGAIWKFSPDWRLIVDLSSYGKDSFVASAGLRYQLFNNSSNKPAFSLFGNEESSRSDNVLSRSLSADAPKEIIKVDLGRSEAPFDPGLHRLNKVGEKIWSNMAKELNEAQYKVVELSSKNSRDNDYWVRQLAVQRAESVQSFLIGFGVAEEQIVLSGFNRNETIPEQHTMSSADLAAESQ, encoded by the coding sequence ATGACCCACCCTCAGCATCATGTGCGGACTCTTTCTCTCTCTATTTTCACCCTATTAGCACTCTCACCACTCACGTCCGCAAACACAGAAAAAGATCAAGGCTCTAACTGGTCGATCAGCGCTTTGGGTGGCATCAGCCTTCTTTCACCCTACAAAAACAGCACCCAGCTAAATGTTGATAATAATCAAAACGTAGGTTTCTCTCTGTCACTGGATTACCTCTGGAACAAACATTTACTCTTAAGTGGATTTTATCTTGATGCGGGTGGCGTCGATGTCTCTGATAACAGTGGCTTATTGGGACAACTGAATTATAAATATTACGGCGGCAGCCTCTCTTGGATGCCTTTTTCAGCCCGTAACACCGTCTCACCTTATTTAAAAGGCGGCTTACACAGTGTTAAAAACAGCGCCTCCGACACACGTATTCTCTTTAGTCAAAGTTCCAGTGTTGGCACTCACCTCGGAGCGGGAGCCATCTGGAAGTTCTCTCCCGATTGGCGATTAATTGTTGATCTGAGCAGCTACGGAAAAGACTCGTTTGTCGCCTCAGCGGGATTACGTTATCAACTTTTTAACAACTCCAGTAACAAACCCGCCTTCTCTCTCTTTGGCAACGAAGAGAGCAGTAGAAGCGATAACGTTTTATCACGCTCACTCTCTGCTGATGCTCCTAAAGAGATTATTAAAGTTGATTTAGGCCGCAGTGAAGCGCCCTTTGACCCAGGCTTGCATCGCCTTAATAAAGTAGGCGAAAAAATCTGGTCAAACATGGCTAAGGAATTAAATGAGGCTCAATACAAAGTAGTCGAACTGAGCAGCAAAAACAGTCGGGACAACGATTACTGGGTACGCCAATTAGCCGTTCAACGAGCCGAAAGCGTCCAGAGTTTTTTAATCGGCTTCGGCGTCGCTGAGGAGCAAATAGTACTGAGCGGTTTTAATCGCAATGAAACAATACCTGAGCAACACACCATGAGCAGCGCCGATTTAGCAGCTGAGAGCCAATGA
- a CDS encoding OmpA family protein — protein MDVEPFDAYAYQLSNSAKAAWAAIADQLIEHPNLHIELAGYTDTSGSDELNGQLAQQRAESVKEHLMSLGVNGDQISAQGYGDSSPIANNATFEGRKLNRRVEIRNR, from the coding sequence ATTGATGTTGAGCCCTTCGATGCTTACGCCTATCAACTCAGCAACTCAGCAAAGGCAGCTTGGGCTGCCATAGCCGACCAATTGATTGAACACCCCAATTTACACATTGAATTAGCCGGTTACACCGACACCAGTGGTTCTGACGAGCTTAACGGACAACTGGCACAACAACGAGCCGAATCGGTAAAAGAGCATCTGATGTCACTGGGTGTCAACGGTGATCAAATTTCTGCTCAGGGTTACGGCGACAGCAGCCCCATCGCAAACAACGCCACCTTTGAGGGGCGCAAACTGAATCGACGTGTTGAGATTCGCAACCGGTAA